The Treponema medium genome has a window encoding:
- a CDS encoding CapA family protein, whose translation MRRLAAFAFPILFSCCVIAASLQTDDSQTGSDDTVSSTNNSTRSIRNSSYAPPLVMTFAGDLMAHSINFNMSMYDLIYKDVEKILHDDDLSFVNIETPVCDTLPLSTYPCFNVHTSYLRAAVQAGFDVLGFANNHTNDHGRTGIDGTLTAVRTVQKERTTADILPPFLIFSGLKNSETDHIQVTPFFYKGWNILFCSVTEILNSYDSSKNRLYYSAPTQQGRAALLSAIKEARTRYPCDLFVLGLHLNEPEYGRTVSKAKKKWFKQLGEAGVDIIWAHHPHVMQQWEMITVERPSLLHETVISEQCNVFCMYSMGNFISGQRWHTRYDDPAFYREYTGDAVLLQLTCTRNKAGRADFSVFPMLITQYNEPAYPVVKRFTQEWIDTLNEKEKKYFTKRLELMQDYLPINMTVE comes from the coding sequence ATGCGCCGATTAGCCGCTTTCGCATTTCCTATTCTTTTTTCGTGTTGTGTTATCGCTGCTTCTCTACAAACCGATGATAGCCAAACCGGTTCAGACGATACCGTTTCTTCCACAAATAATAGTACTCGTTCAATTCGAAATTCCTCTTATGCGCCACCGCTTGTAATGACCTTTGCCGGCGATCTTATGGCTCATAGTATAAATTTTAATATGAGTATGTATGATTTAATATACAAAGATGTGGAAAAAATATTACATGATGATGATTTAAGTTTTGTAAATATTGAAACACCGGTGTGTGATACGCTGCCACTTTCGACCTATCCCTGTTTTAATGTGCATACGTCGTATTTACGCGCTGCCGTCCAAGCAGGTTTTGATGTACTCGGCTTTGCAAATAACCATACAAACGATCATGGTAGAACAGGTATTGACGGGACACTTACTGCGGTGCGGACAGTACAAAAAGAACGGACCACCGCCGATATACTTCCTCCATTCTTGATATTTTCCGGCTTAAAAAACTCTGAAACTGATCATATACAAGTAACACCTTTCTTCTATAAAGGTTGGAATATACTTTTTTGTTCCGTTACCGAGATTTTAAATTCTTATGATTCATCAAAGAATCGGCTTTATTACAGTGCACCGACACAACAGGGGAGGGCAGCGCTCCTTTCGGCTATTAAAGAGGCTCGCACCCGATATCCTTGCGATTTATTTGTCTTGGGGCTTCATCTCAATGAACCTGAATACGGACGTACTGTTTCCAAAGCGAAAAAAAAGTGGTTTAAACAACTTGGGGAAGCAGGAGTCGATATTATTTGGGCGCATCATCCGCATGTGATGCAGCAGTGGGAGATGATAACGGTCGAACGACCTTCTCTTTTGCACGAAACCGTTATTTCGGAACAGTGTAATGTCTTTTGTATGTATTCTATGGGAAATTTTATTTCAGGGCAGCGTTGGCACACACGGTATGACGACCCTGCATTCTATCGTGAATACACTGGTGATGCCGTGCTGTTGCAACTAACATGTACGCGGAACAAAGCGGGGAGGGCGGATTTTTCGGTTTTTCCTATGCTTATAACCCAATACAACGAGCCGGCATATCCGGTTGTTAAGCGTTTTACGCAAGAGTGGATCGATACACTCAACGAAAAAGAAAAAAAATATTTTACGAAAAGGCTTGAGCTTATGCAGGACTACCTTCCGATAAATATGACCGTCGAATAA
- a CDS encoding gamma-glutamyltransferase produces MKSLDVLLKKFGTMTMQAVAQDAIKLENGDIKKAGHNSAQYIHLLAEAMKIAFADRSIGLGDPDFIKIDTHKILSKDYAKLQYEHINKTAQEYKPGIDTAFDEHKGNTSHFSIMEA; encoded by the coding sequence TTGAAAAGCTTAGATGTCTTGTTAAAAAAATTCGGTACAATGACAATGCAAGCGGTTGCACAAGATGCAATCAAGTTGGAAAATGGGGATATAAAAAAAGCAGGACATAATTCGGCACAGTACATACATCTATTGGCGGAAGCAATGAAGATTGCTTTTGCAGACAGAAGTATCGGCTTAGGTGATCCCGATTTTATCAAAATCGACACGCATAAAATTCTCAGCAAAGATTATGCAAAATTACAATATGAGCATATCAATAAAACGGCACAAGAGTATAAACCGGGCATCGACACTGCATTCGACGAGCATAAAGGAAACACCTCTCATTTTTCCATTATGGAGGCATAG
- a CDS encoding ComEC/Rec2 family competence protein → MDRHVVPPVTIIAVAAAVFFYGLYVFAQTDGRITSFVFITTFLLLCAFLLFLAAVPIAAQLTHRKFQPQHCRQKQVRAMVRFALCIMAGAAIGSYAARTLQREQRPPQTLASLSTVRTLIAELTGEAVPAGSDYYRIPVKLIACSTGRSEQFSASGSVQLFVPTALVRGTYSGGITRIGEAEQSEKTIPLLRGTAAFADYLQNPQECRFYVQGMKLAVQGKFGKTGTVFYARPVQPVFLGWDSPLSRLRAFFRFAFMRMLYGWGEAGGLLLALLAADKVFLPAECIAAFRNAGLAHILALSGMHLSLIGTAALQGGRIFGHKSRAAWFSLAAVFLFVWFAGSAPSLNRALGMVCIAAAGKAIGLKPPPLSVLCGMLTVHIAIAGSEAITLGFMLSYGACAGIIIFGDACVRLMAGKIPPALAGSISASVGAQLFTAPIVISAIGNIAAAGVIASCVVSPLVSVFLIAGLICIPLALIFPFSSPLLGYGLNAAYRIIFTAADFFARLPVIAPKSGMQRVIFSAAAFAVGVCCAVLAYVQRKRTAAALPRLT, encoded by the coding sequence ATGGATAGACATGTTGTTCCGCCTGTTACGATCATAGCCGTTGCGGCGGCGGTGTTTTTTTACGGGTTGTATGTATTTGCGCAAACTGACGGCAGAATTACATCTTTTGTCTTTATAACGACATTCTTATTACTGTGTGCTTTCTTGCTGTTCTTAGCGGCAGTACCGATAGCCGCTCAGTTGACGCACCGAAAATTCCAACCGCAGCACTGTCGTCAGAAACAAGTACGAGCCATGGTACGGTTTGCGCTGTGTATAATGGCCGGTGCTGCAATCGGCTCGTATGCTGCGCGTACTCTGCAAAGAGAACAGCGCCCTCCGCAAACGCTTGCTTCGCTGTCTACGGTACGGACGCTTATTGCAGAGTTAACCGGTGAGGCTGTTCCGGCTGGATCCGATTATTATCGCATACCAGTCAAATTGATTGCGTGCAGTACCGGCCGCAGTGAACAGTTTTCCGCATCGGGTTCCGTGCAGCTCTTTGTTCCGACAGCGCTTGTCCGCGGAACATATTCAGGAGGTATTACCCGCATCGGCGAAGCGGAACAATCCGAAAAGACGATTCCGTTGTTGCGCGGTACGGCGGCCTTTGCTGACTATTTGCAGAATCCGCAAGAATGCCGGTTTTATGTACAGGGAATGAAGCTTGCAGTTCAAGGAAAGTTCGGTAAGACGGGAACGGTATTTTATGCGCGGCCGGTGCAGCCGGTATTTCTCGGATGGGACTCTCCGCTCAGCCGCCTTCGTGCGTTTTTCCGCTTTGCTTTTATGCGGATGCTATACGGTTGGGGGGAGGCGGGCGGTCTTTTGCTTGCGCTGCTTGCTGCAGATAAGGTGTTCTTACCGGCGGAATGCATCGCAGCGTTCCGCAACGCCGGACTTGCTCATATTCTTGCGCTGTCGGGGATGCACCTTTCGCTAATCGGGACGGCGGCGCTGCAAGGCGGCAGAATATTCGGGCATAAGAGCCGAGCTGCATGGTTTTCGCTTGCGGCGGTTTTCCTGTTTGTCTGGTTTGCGGGCTCTGCTCCTTCGTTAAACCGTGCATTGGGAATGGTATGTATCGCTGCTGCAGGAAAAGCGATCGGGTTAAAGCCGCCGCCCTTGTCCGTGCTGTGCGGTATGTTGACTGTGCATATCGCAATCGCCGGCTCCGAGGCAATAACGCTCGGGTTTATGCTTTCGTATGGAGCCTGTGCAGGGATTATCATCTTTGGCGATGCGTGTGTCCGTCTCATGGCAGGAAAAATACCGCCTGCTCTTGCAGGCAGTATTTCAGCGTCTGTCGGCGCACAGCTTTTTACCGCTCCGATTGTTATCTCTGCAATCGGGAATATCGCAGCGGCGGGAGTAATTGCTTCATGTGTGGTTAGCCCGCTTGTTTCGGTTTTCCTCATCGCGGGGCTTATCTGCATTCCGCTTGCGCTTATCTTCCCGTTCAGTAGTCCGCTGCTGGGATACGGATTGAACGCCGCGTATCGGATAATTTTTACAGCAGCGGATTTTTTTGCACGCCTTCCGGTTATCGCGCCGAAAAGCGGAATGCAGCGTGTGATATTTTCAGCCGCGGCGTTTGCGGTTGGGGTATGCTGTGCGGTTCTGGCGTATGTTCAGCGTAAGCGGACAGCAGCCGCTTTACCTCGATTGACATAA
- a CDS encoding adenylate/guanylate cyclase domain-containing protein, which translates to MSMRLRCKVNQKEADKIAAFLTNVSDRLLFHIPLYEIGKAFDISREKILDIFIQGVYDGVFVLEWIYHCPTCGHIAYEAPSLHQASSQNFCTVCNKVFNNTLDTNIEVCFSIHPRLKTLDPMFKLNYIADLGKNIRDGKYRTWDTPDAVRGVEIIQNNLYRELMSSEVLIGDQSLPLTNVTILFAEITNSTKLYTSLGNKKAFSVIKEYVKLLFGAIEKCRGVPVMKSGDVVMGAFIDPGKAFQAAVKALWQLIKYSQNKPINEQLEIKMGLHSGPVLMVTLNNRLNYVGLTVNTAIDIKNTALPNEIVISEALFKNPSVKHSILSFTDTVQKQQIRFKGNPENHTLYHIKIPN; encoded by the coding sequence ATGAGTATGAGATTACGTTGTAAAGTAAATCAAAAAGAGGCCGATAAAATTGCAGCTTTTTTAACGAATGTGTCGGATCGGCTGCTTTTTCATATTCCTCTCTATGAAATCGGTAAAGCTTTCGATATATCGCGTGAAAAAATATTGGATATTTTTATTCAAGGTGTTTATGACGGAGTGTTCGTATTAGAGTGGATTTATCATTGCCCTACCTGTGGGCACATTGCGTATGAGGCACCGTCTCTTCATCAAGCTTCGTCACAAAATTTTTGTACGGTTTGTAATAAAGTCTTTAATAATACGCTTGACACCAATATTGAGGTTTGCTTTTCAATTCATCCCCGGCTCAAGACGCTTGATCCTATGTTTAAACTGAATTATATTGCTGATCTAGGTAAAAACATCCGGGACGGGAAATATCGGACGTGGGATACCCCCGATGCGGTACGGGGCGTTGAGATTATTCAAAATAATTTGTATCGTGAATTGATGAGTTCCGAAGTGCTTATCGGTGACCAATCGCTTCCGCTGACAAATGTAACGATCCTCTTCGCGGAGATTACGAACTCGACGAAACTTTATACTTCATTAGGCAATAAAAAAGCATTTTCAGTGATAAAAGAGTATGTGAAGCTTCTTTTTGGTGCGATTGAAAAGTGCCGCGGCGTGCCGGTTATGAAAAGCGGCGATGTCGTTATGGGGGCATTTATCGACCCCGGTAAGGCTTTCCAAGCCGCTGTGAAAGCATTGTGGCAGTTGATAAAATACTCTCAAAATAAGCCGATAAACGAACAACTGGAAATTAAAATGGGCTTGCATAGTGGTCCCGTGCTGATGGTAACGTTGAATAATCGGCTCAATTATGTCGGTTTGACTGTCAATACTGCCATAGATATAAAAAATACTGCGCTTCCGAATGAGATTGTTATTTCAGAAGCTCTTTTTAAGAACCCTTCTGTTAAACATTCTATTCTGTCCTTTACTGATACTGTACAGAAACAGCAGATACGATTTAAGGGAAATCCGGAGAATCATACGCTCTATCATATAAAAATACCAAATTAA
- a CDS encoding FadR/GntR family transcriptional regulator, translating into MKKKKKATVKSNKERFIEQMETLLLMHLILPGEQLPPERELAQQMGVSRPVIHEGLLELGARGLISIRPRHGWIVNNFTEEGALPLLSSLYRFSAPQSAARIDADLEEVRQMILTKSLEQYFDSDMAQQQTNSSLIEKLDKIYKEEKKNNEGRLRPAEIRRLTELDFLFYRAIIEAGGNTIFLLLFNSAREIYHQKLEQFFTENTGSIQTAATLKSQLIAYIADGNRQEAVALLEKMTSIGAYTVLESSNGV; encoded by the coding sequence ATGAAAAAGAAAAAAAAAGCAACTGTCAAAAGCAATAAAGAACGTTTTATAGAACAGATGGAAACGCTGCTGTTAATGCACCTTATCCTACCGGGAGAGCAGCTGCCGCCTGAACGGGAACTGGCACAGCAAATGGGTGTCTCTCGACCGGTCATCCACGAGGGGCTTTTGGAACTTGGTGCGAGAGGGCTTATTTCCATTCGGCCGCGGCATGGCTGGATTGTCAATAACTTTACAGAAGAAGGTGCGCTGCCCCTGCTTTCAAGCCTTTATCGTTTTTCGGCACCTCAGTCTGCCGCCCGTATCGATGCTGATTTGGAAGAAGTCCGCCAGATGATTTTGACAAAGTCTCTGGAACAGTATTTTGATTCCGATATGGCGCAGCAACAAACCAATTCGTCTCTCATCGAAAAATTGGACAAAATCTACAAAGAAGAAAAGAAAAATAATGAAGGACGTTTACGCCCTGCCGAAATACGGCGACTCACCGAACTGGATTTTCTCTTTTACCGTGCAATTATCGAAGCGGGCGGCAATACGATATTTCTCCTGCTTTTTAATTCGGCACGAGAAATCTATCATCAAAAACTTGAGCAGTTTTTTACCGAAAATACCGGCAGTATTCAGACGGCTGCAACCTTAAAATCTCAACTCATTGCTTACATTGCTGACGGCAACCGGCAAGAGGCAGTGGCGCTGCTTGAGAAAATGACTTCAATCGGCGCATATACCGTTTTAGAATCGAGTAATGGAGTATAG
- a CDS encoding NAD(P)/FAD-dependent oxidoreductase, producing the protein MKTYLQKLEQKIMKQHPQLKLSAEWDGRSVILTGDAPTVEERYAAGVFFVKKCKHRPGYKGLVNDITVAGKAEPPMRMPEARDNLLEGKIFDIVIIGAGVVGCAIARELSRYDLTIAVLEKECDCAMQASSRNDGMIHPGFADSPSKIKGKLNTRGNRLYRKLDKELGFQTEWPGSFMLFDSPLLKLLVPFMHWRAAKNGVDGRVGYRNKKTIQNMEPNLSTEYYGGFWMPYSGIASPFKVTIAFAENAAANGVSFFFETAVTGFDKTNDLISAVHTNRGTLNARLVINAAGVWSDKIAEFAGDRFFSIHPRKGMDIILDKKKKSFQHTIIGKPNLLNSSKQHSKGGGIIPCIEGNILVGPTAHEIYDREDYGTDAEDERSLLEQMSMNKTLSRGDIIAYYSGIRAATWEEDFIVEASEKVPNLIHAAGIQSPGFASAPAIAEDIAALALRRFPATLKEKPDFVSRRAAPRETAAMHDAERHTLIKQDPLYGKIVCRCEQISEGEIRDAVRSCLALGMQNISLDAVKRRCRAGMGRCHGGFCTPRVMEIISREAGIPLERITKKGGSSYILNNPLPADKGKATL; encoded by the coding sequence ATGAAAACATATCTGCAAAAACTCGAGCAAAAGATTATGAAACAACATCCTCAGCTGAAACTTTCGGCAGAATGGGATGGCCGGTCGGTAATATTGACCGGAGACGCTCCTACGGTTGAAGAACGATATGCAGCCGGTGTTTTTTTTGTAAAAAAATGTAAGCATCGCCCCGGATATAAGGGTTTAGTCAACGATATAACCGTTGCAGGAAAGGCTGAACCGCCGATGCGGATGCCGGAAGCGCGGGATAATCTTTTGGAAGGAAAGATTTTCGATATCGTGATTATCGGCGCCGGGGTTGTCGGATGCGCAATCGCACGGGAACTATCCCGCTATGATTTAACAATCGCCGTTCTCGAAAAAGAGTGTGATTGTGCAATGCAGGCGTCCTCCCGCAACGACGGTATGATTCATCCCGGCTTTGCAGACAGTCCTTCCAAAATAAAAGGCAAACTGAACACCCGCGGCAATCGTCTGTACCGCAAGCTCGACAAAGAACTCGGTTTTCAAACCGAATGGCCGGGCAGCTTTATGCTGTTTGATTCCCCGCTCCTGAAACTCCTTGTGCCGTTTATGCACTGGAGAGCGGCAAAAAACGGTGTTGACGGGCGGGTTGGATATCGAAATAAAAAAACGATACAAAACATGGAACCGAACCTGAGTACGGAATACTACGGCGGTTTTTGGATGCCCTACTCCGGCATTGCCTCCCCTTTTAAAGTAACAATTGCCTTTGCAGAAAACGCTGCGGCAAACGGCGTATCGTTTTTCTTTGAAACCGCCGTAACCGGTTTTGATAAAACGAACGACTTGATTTCGGCAGTGCACACAAACCGCGGTACGCTGAACGCCCGCCTCGTCATTAACGCAGCGGGCGTATGGTCGGATAAAATTGCGGAATTTGCCGGAGACCGCTTTTTTTCCATTCATCCCCGAAAGGGTATGGATATCATCCTCGATAAAAAGAAAAAAAGTTTCCAGCACACCATTATCGGAAAGCCCAATCTTCTTAACTCTTCAAAACAACATTCAAAAGGCGGCGGCATTATCCCCTGTATAGAAGGGAATATCCTTGTCGGGCCGACTGCGCATGAGATATATGACCGCGAAGACTACGGTACCGATGCCGAAGATGAACGCAGTTTGCTTGAACAGATGTCTATGAATAAAACGCTTTCGCGGGGAGATATCATCGCGTATTATAGCGGGATCCGTGCAGCGACGTGGGAGGAAGACTTTATCGTTGAAGCATCCGAAAAGGTACCCAACTTGATTCATGCGGCGGGCATTCAATCGCCGGGTTTTGCTTCCGCTCCGGCAATCGCGGAAGATATTGCGGCGCTTGCCCTCCGGCGCTTTCCTGCCACCCTCAAAGAAAAACCGGACTTTGTATCTCGCCGCGCCGCACCCCGCGAAACAGCCGCCATGCACGATGCCGAGCGGCATACGCTTATCAAACAGGATCCGCTCTACGGTAAAATCGTCTGCCGCTGCGAGCAAATTTCCGAGGGGGAGATACGGGATGCGGTACGCAGCTGCCTTGCGCTCGGTATGCAGAATATCAGTCTTGATGCGGTAAAACGGAGGTGCCGTGCCGGTATGGGGCGTTGTCACGGCGGTTTTTGTACGCCGCGGGTAATGGAAATCATCAGCAGGGAAGCCGGTATCCCGCTTGAGCGCATTACTAAAAAAGGCGGCTCGTCGTATATACTGAACAACCCGCTGCCGGCAGACAAAGGGAAAGCAACATTATGA
- a CDS encoding NAD(P)/FAD-dependent oxidoreductase: MKRFYDIIVIGAGPAGMAAALAAAEKAPQCSIALIEREEHIGGILKQCIHDGFGLIRFKERLTGPEYAWRYRDMLIQHSNIDIFVSTFVIRIVQQNGGGFELTFTNPQNGIFTLSCTALISATGCRERTDRQVFIHGDRPSGVFTAGQAQAFINLKGYIPGKRFVILGSGDIGLIMARRLTLETAHIGGSVEGVYEVKSEPSGLTRNIVQCLEDYGIPLHLSTTVSALHGAGRLEGVTVTQVDGRMQPVAGTERYIPCDTLILSVGLIPENDILDSLAPKMDTRTKGPQVNQYMETTVPGLFSCGNALHVNDLVDYVSESGSIAGERAAAQPAQSEYPTKYPADIPICADKTLLYQTPARIVPDGNQAVLYFRSAAQREQAILTITAETKTGSKVLLKKTYRSLKPPEMERIIVDTASIPAYTQQLSVSLIDAEPAHRAKEAE; the protein is encoded by the coding sequence ATGAAACGTTTTTACGATATTATCGTGATTGGAGCGGGGCCTGCCGGTATGGCTGCCGCTCTTGCCGCTGCCGAAAAAGCCCCTCAGTGCAGCATCGCACTGATAGAACGAGAAGAACATATCGGTGGGATTTTAAAGCAGTGCATTCACGACGGCTTCGGACTTATTCGGTTTAAAGAACGGCTGACCGGTCCCGAATATGCGTGGCGGTACCGCGATATGCTCATCCAACACTCTAACATCGACATATTCGTATCCACCTTTGTTATCCGTATCGTGCAGCAGAACGGCGGCGGCTTTGAGCTGACCTTTACCAATCCGCAGAACGGTATTTTTACCCTTTCTTGCACGGCGCTCATTTCCGCAACGGGCTGTAGAGAACGTACCGACCGGCAGGTGTTTATCCACGGCGACCGGCCTTCGGGGGTATTCACCGCAGGGCAGGCGCAAGCCTTTATCAACCTAAAGGGATACATCCCCGGTAAGCGGTTTGTCATTTTGGGCAGCGGAGACATCGGGCTTATTATGGCGCGGCGGCTCACCCTCGAAACCGCACATATTGGCGGTAGTGTGGAAGGTGTCTACGAGGTAAAGAGCGAACCGTCGGGACTTACCCGCAATATCGTGCAATGCCTTGAAGATTACGGTATTCCGCTCCACCTTTCTACGACGGTGAGCGCTTTGCACGGGGCAGGACGCTTGGAGGGCGTAACCGTAACGCAGGTTGACGGACGGATGCAGCCGGTCGCCGGTACGGAGCGGTATATTCCCTGCGACACCCTCATATTGAGCGTCGGGCTTATTCCCGAAAATGACATCCTCGACAGTCTTGCGCCGAAAATGGACACGCGGACAAAGGGGCCGCAGGTTAATCAATATATGGAAACAACCGTTCCGGGGCTTTTCTCCTGCGGAAATGCCCTGCATGTAAACGACCTTGTAGACTATGTTTCCGAGTCGGGCAGTATTGCGGGAGAACGTGCGGCGGCGCAGCCAGCACAGTCTGAGTATCCTACTAAATATCCTGCGGATATTCCCATCTGTGCCGATAAAACGCTGCTGTATCAAACGCCTGCCCGTATCGTACCGGACGGAAACCAAGCGGTGCTGTACTTCCGATCTGCAGCACAGCGGGAACAAGCGATATTGACGATTACAGCGGAAACAAAAACAGGCTCAAAGGTTCTTTTAAAAAAAACATACCGGTCGCTAAAACCGCCGGAGATGGAGCGGATTATAGTGGATACCGCATCGATACCGGCCTACACGCAGCAACTGTCCGTTTCGCTGATAGACGCAGAACCGGCGCATCGGGCAAAGGAGGCGGAATGA
- a CDS encoding DUF1667 domain-containing protein: protein MTKELICIACPRGCVLTVTINDATNIIEVSGNSCPKGAIYGKQEVLCPMRTLTTTVACKPARHNGETTGFGEPEFIRLPVKTGCEIPLEEMTSMIEKIRSITAAAPVRYGDCLAQLTAENGTKIPILACASTEAK from the coding sequence ATGACCAAAGAGCTGATTTGTATTGCGTGCCCGCGCGGCTGTGTATTAACCGTGACAATCAATGATGCAACGAATATAATAGAAGTAAGCGGAAACAGCTGTCCTAAGGGAGCCATCTACGGCAAACAGGAAGTGCTGTGTCCTATGAGAACGCTCACTACTACCGTTGCCTGCAAGCCGGCTCGGCATAATGGGGAAACGACAGGATTCGGTGAGCCTGAGTTTATCCGCCTGCCGGTAAAAACCGGATGCGAAATTCCGCTTGAGGAGATGACATCTATGATAGAAAAAATCCGCAGTATTACCGCCGCAGCGCCGGTGCGGTACGGCGACTGTCTTGCGCAGCTTACCGCTGAAAACGGGACAAAAATACCGATTCTCGCCTGTGCAAGTACGGAGGCCAAATGA
- a CDS encoding FGGY-family carbohydrate kinase, which produces MIMNNQSTIISIDCGTQSLRVIIFAEDGSVLAKKQIMYKPCVSPRPGWAEQDPEVWWGALCTGVAALKSSHPDLIARAKGIGVTAQRDTVILIGKDGNVLRPAITWLDTRKARGRYHPNFIMKAALKAVDYYEKIMHSQSDGQCNWIQENEPEIWKKTWRVLMVSGYLQYRLTGIAADSPSSLVGHIPFDHKKQKWASPGHITAKIFPIDDDKKCSVVQSGKEIGRVSAQGALETGLPAGIPVIACGSDKACETLGMGCLDAETASLSFGTTATVEICTDRYTEPIRFLPAYSAAYPGRWVPEIEIFRGYWMISWFKDELGYEERAKATATGIIPEQIMDRLLDSSPPGCYGLMLQPYWGASLKDHYAKGSMIGFGDVHGRHAIYRAIIEGLAYSLREGLEQLQRQSGIPVQKVAVSGGASQSDRICSITADILNKPLVRGATTETSALGAAILTAYGTGCYSSIEESAKNMVHIAREFTPSPDNRELYDELYKIYTQIYPILKHIYKRIREVTGYPS; this is translated from the coding sequence ATGATTATGAACAATCAATCGACGATTATTTCAATCGACTGCGGTACCCAGAGCCTACGTGTTATCATCTTTGCGGAAGACGGTTCGGTACTTGCAAAGAAACAGATCATGTATAAACCGTGCGTCAGCCCGCGGCCGGGATGGGCGGAACAAGACCCTGAAGTATGGTGGGGTGCGCTGTGCACAGGCGTAGCGGCACTTAAAAGCAGTCATCCCGATTTAATTGCCCGCGCAAAGGGAATCGGCGTAACAGCTCAGCGGGACACCGTTATTCTCATCGGTAAAGACGGAAACGTGCTGCGCCCTGCAATCACATGGCTCGATACCCGAAAGGCACGCGGCCGGTATCATCCGAATTTCATTATGAAGGCAGCGCTGAAAGCAGTCGATTACTACGAAAAAATCATGCATTCTCAAAGCGACGGTCAGTGCAACTGGATACAGGAAAACGAGCCGGAAATTTGGAAGAAAACTTGGCGGGTACTGATGGTATCGGGGTATCTGCAATACCGGCTTACGGGAATTGCCGCCGATTCCCCTTCATCCTTGGTCGGACACATTCCCTTTGATCACAAAAAACAAAAGTGGGCATCGCCCGGACACATCACGGCAAAGATATTTCCGATAGATGATGATAAAAAATGCAGCGTTGTCCAAAGCGGGAAAGAGATCGGACGAGTTTCCGCCCAAGGCGCTCTGGAAACGGGGCTTCCTGCCGGTATACCGGTCATCGCCTGCGGCAGTGATAAGGCATGCGAAACGCTCGGTATGGGATGCCTCGATGCGGAAACGGCATCCCTCAGTTTCGGCACAACGGCGACGGTAGAAATATGCACCGACCGCTACACGGAACCTATCCGCTTCCTGCCCGCATACAGCGCCGCCTATCCCGGGCGTTGGGTACCGGAAATCGAAATATTCCGCGGCTACTGGATGATCAGCTGGTTTAAGGACGAGCTCGGCTATGAGGAACGGGCAAAGGCGACGGCAACCGGTATTATTCCGGAGCAAATTATGGATCGTCTCCTCGACTCCTCACCACCCGGCTGCTACGGCCTGATGCTGCAACCGTATTGGGGAGCAAGCCTCAAAGATCATTATGCAAAAGGCTCGATGATCGGGTTCGGTGACGTACACGGACGGCACGCAATATACAGGGCAATCATCGAAGGGCTTGCCTACTCGCTGCGGGAGGGATTGGAACAACTGCAACGGCAAAGCGGCATTCCCGTACAAAAGGTTGCCGTTTCGGGCGGCGCCTCGCAGAGCGACCGTATCTGCAGTATCACGGCGGATATTTTAAACAAGCCGCTTGTCCGCGGTGCGACAACGGAAACTTCCGCACTGGGTGCCGCAATCTTAACGGCGTACGGAACAGGGTGTTATTCCAGCATCGAAGAAAGCGCCAAAAACATGGTTCATATCGCACGGGAATTTACCCCTTCACCGGATAACCGTGAATTATATGATGAACTCTATAAAATATACACGCAGATATATCCTATCCTCAAGCACATATATAAACGGATACGGGAAGTAACCGGTTATCCGTCATAA